The DNA sequence TGCCAGCTTTACACTGGGTTTCCCGGGCCGCAGCGGCGGTTTTGATCTAGAATACGGCAGGCCCCCTGAACAGAATGTCTATATCGGCCTGCAGGAGCCAAGCGGCGACAGCTATCAGGCATTGCCCTTCTATGATCTGGCCGGAGACGATTCCTTCCGGTATACAGGCGGCGGAGATGAAGCAGCGGCCAACACGTCCCGTCTCGTAAAGCCGTTTACCGTAGAATCCGTGTCCCGCATGTTCGCAGCGGCCACCGATACATGGCAGGCAGGGGATCTGACGTTCCGCCTGTCTTCGCCCTTTGATTCCGTACCCGACCCGGATACGGCGGATGAGGAGCAGCTCCGGTTCGCCCTTCTGCCGGCCGTATTGGCGGAAATCACCGTGGATAATACGAAAGGTTCTGTTCCACGGCGCGCCTTTTTCGGCTTCCAGGGGACCGATCCTTACACGGCGATCCGGCGGCTGGAGGATACAACGGATGGCCAAGTGACCGGTGTCGGGCAGGGCCGCCATATTGCCATTGCGGCCTCCGATCCGCGGGTACGGAGCGCAAGCCATTTTACCATTGAAAATATTCTGCAGCCTGGCGTGGAGGAAAACCTGCAGTTCGGCCTGGGTAACGTTGGCGCGATGCTGATGGATACGCCTGCGGGAGAACAAGCAACCTACCGCTTCGCGCTCTGCTTCTACCGGGGCGGTTACATCACAACGGGGATGGACACTTCGTACCTGTATACCCGTTATTTTGCGGATATTGAAGAAGTGGCTCTGTACGCACTGGAGCATTTCGAGCAGAAGCTGGAGATTTGCCGGCAGAATGACCAGCTGGTAGCTGATTCTGCCTTGTCGGAAGATCAGCGCTTTATGCTGTCCCATGCTATCCGCAGCTATTACGGCAGCACCGAGCTGCTCGAAGCCGAAGGCAAGCCGCTCTGGATCGTCAATGAGGGCGAATACCGGATGATGAATACCTTTGATCTGACCGTGGATCAGCTTTTTTTTGAAATGAAAATGAACCCTTGGACCGTACGGAATGAGCTGGATTTGTTCGTATCCCGCTATCAATATGAAGACACGGTCCGTTTTCCGGGTGAAACCAAGGCTTATCCGGGAGGCATCAGCTTTACCCATGATATGGGCGTAGCCAATGCCTTCTCGCGGCCTGGTTATTCCTCCTACGAGCAGCATGCGCTGGACGGCTGTTTCTCCCATATGACTCAAGAGCAGCTTGTTAACTGGGTGCTCACAGCTTCTGTATATGTCCGCCAGTCCGGCGACGCACAGTGGCTGCAGGATCATCTCGAGTTATTCGGGCAGTGTCTGCAGAGCATGGTAAACCGCGATCATCCGGATTCAGCGCAGCGCAGCGGATTGATGGGACTCGACAGCTCGCGCACCATGGGCGGAGCGGAGATCACAACCTATGACAGTCTGGATGTCTCCCTTGGCCAGGCCCGCAACAATATTTATCTCGGAGGTAAATGCTGGGCCGCCTATGTAGCGCTCGAGAGTATATTCAAAGAGCATGGCCATGAGGAGCTGGCTGCATTAGCCGGAGATCAGGCAGATCGCTGCGCCCGGACCATTACGGACCATGCGACGCCGGAAGGATATATTCCGGCAGTCATTCAGGAGGGCAATGATTCCCGGATCATTCCTGCCATTGAGGGACTGATCTTTCCGTTATTTACCGGAAACGAGGATGCACTCAATCCGGATGGACGTTTTGGACACTATATTCAGGCGCTCAAAAAGCATTTCTACGCGGTCTTAGAGCCTGGCGTCTGCCTGTTCCCGGACGGAGGCTGGAAGCTCTCCTCCACCAGCGACAACTCCTGGCTCAGTAAAATATACTTATGCCAATACATTGCCCGGCAGGTGCTGGGGCTTGGGCAGGGCGAACAGGAAGCTGCGGCCGACGCCGCTCATGTCGGCTGGCTGACTTCGCCTGAAAATGCCTTCTGGAGCTGGAGCGATCAAATGAATGCCGGAGTCATTGTCGGCAGCCGGTATTACCCCCGCGGCGTGACGGCGATCTTATGGCTGGATGAAGTGAAGACCAAATAAGTGTGCGAACGGATATAAGTATAAAAAGAAGCCGGACAGTTTGGTCCGGCTTCTTTTCTCGTTTATGAAAATGAACAAACGTTATTTATCCTGCTCCATCAAATACTGGACGATCGCCTGTTCCTCAGGTCCCTGACCCGTAAATCTTGCCTGAAAGCACACATTCTCATCCAGCCAGAAATAGCTGACACGATTGGTTTGGCTCGGATTGCTGAGCTCACCATCGATTTTGAATTTTTCTGTTCGGAGCACTTCATGGCCGTGAATGACAAATTGCTGTAATTTGACGATAAATCTTTTTCCATCGATTCTTGAGAATGAGACGGTTCCGCTCTTTTTCATACCCTCATACATATCTCCGTTCAGCATCTGCATAAATTGAACGCTTTTAATGCCTGCTTGATGATTATCCACGGATTTCACATCCGTTAATGGAGAATAGGCCACGGAGAGCAGTTTCCTCATCGAATCCGTATCATTTTCAGAATAGTTGAAATTTTCTTTTCGGGAAACATTAGCTACACTAGCTGTAAAGCCTCCCGGAAGCTTACGCGGAAAAGCTGCGTTATACCCAATCAGCTTTTGAGCCCGCCGAATATCCTCGGTATCATATACATAGCTGATCATTTTCGAGGTATATTCATTGTTTTCGTAGAGCTTGTTCAGAGCCTCATCCGGGTACCTCATCGAAGCAATCATATGCTCAAAATCGCTGCTGGATATGTCGGCAGCATTTGCCTGCAATCGATACGTCACGCCTTGATCCTTCCAAAGATAGGTGTATCTCTCGGGGTGTTCTTTCCATGCCGTCATACGGATCGTCATCTTCAAGCCATCCAGTCCCGCTATGGAAATCGGTGATTTTTGAATGACTTTACCACCCGCCTGAGCGTCTCCGAGCTGCTCTTCCTCTTTTACGGTTTGCTCGTACCACTCTTGCAGTCCTGCACCGCGCACAATTTTGAGCTCCATGCTTCCATAGAATTGCTTTGCTTTTGCCTTCGTATACCACACACTTATCTCAGAACTCGCAGATGAGGTTAAGGGTTGAAGGTGGAAGCTGATGTTGTCCATAGCATACTCTTCCGGCAGCACCGCCGGGACCTTGAACCGGAATGGCGCCACCCGCGAAGCCTTGTCCAAATTATCGTACTCCCGAAACGTCATATCCGAAAAAAGAAGCTCATTTCCCCCATCCTCGGCATGAATCCAGGCGGAAGTGCCTGCGCTCGAAACCGTTGCATTCGTCAGCGTTGCCGCGCTGATCAGAAGCACCAGTAACACCGCCAGCAATGAAAATTGATAAGAACCCTTTTTAAATGATTGAATCATCCGAATCCGCCGCATGATATCTTTTTCTCCGTTCATGCCCTTGAAGTACAACAGATGAGGTTGATTCCGTCCGGAGGAATACCGCTTCAGGAATCCGATAATCGTCATGCCGTACGGCACGGCCTCTTCTTCCCCAAGCACCGCCAGTACGCAAGCATCGCATGCCAGCTCCCGGTCCGCCTTCATTCGCCGCATCATAAGCCACACCAGCGGATTCATCCAGTGGAACGCAAGTACAACACTGCCAAGCATATTCCAGGCTGTATCTTTTCTTTTATAATGGGCAAGCTCATGTGCAATGACGTGCTTCAGCGGAACAGTATCCCCCGTTTCACGGCTGAAAGTATCCGGCAGATAAACAGCAGGACGCAGAATGCCGGTCATATATGGACTCTGAACAGAAGCATGCGTATACATAGATACAGGACGCTTCACCGAAAATAGACTCCGGCATTCCTCTGCCACCTTCATCATCGTGGGATCACTGACGCGGCTGAAACTTCTCTGCTTTCTCTTTATCCGCAGCCAGTAGTTCAAATGGTATGTCAGAAAAGCCACCGTTCCTGCCAGCCAGACAATTGACAGTATACGGATTGCCGGATGGGTTCCAGCCTCCATGGACACCGCCCTCTCGTGAGGGTCTTGCGTCATGTTAACCTGCTTCGGATTATTCCGCCCGGCTTCATTCGATGTATAATAGGGTTGAAGTGAAATTTCTTTTGCGCTGTTTTCGGATTCCGCAGCAGGCTTGTCCTGCTGAAATGGAAGCTCGGAGACAGCCTTTTTTATGTCTATGATATTAGGTAACGCGTTGAATAAGCTCACCGGACTGTGTGGAAATACCGGCAGTACGAGCCTTACCATCACAATCAGCCATAATGTATATCGCAGACGGGCACTGATGCGCCGGCGGAGCAGATGCTGAACCACTATGACCACGATCGCAGCCAGACTTGCCGTCAGCGTCGAAGCGACAAACCATCTGAAAAGACTTTCGGCTATATGCATGAAATTACCTCGTTTGATTGAATTTCACGTTTTAAGGCCGTGATGGATCTTGGGGATCTCTGCCCTGCTTTTCCGTTAAAATCTGCTGCAGACGCTCAATTTCCTTGTCCGACAGCTGCGTTTCCTCCAAAAAGTTTGTCATCATCAGACCCGCCGCACCGTTAAACACGCGGTTTAAGAACGACTTGCTTTCCGCGCGAACGCATTCTTTTTCAGAAATGAGCGGATAATACTGATAACTTCTACCCGATTTGTGATACCCCAGCGCTTTCTTCTTCATCAGCCGGTTAATGAAGGTTCTGACCGTCTGATCGCTCCATTCGGTATCCTTCGGCAGCTGCTGCACAATTTGCTCTGCTGTTAGCGGATTTTCCTTCCAAACGGTCTTCATAATTTCCCACTCGGATTCCGAGATTTTTGGCATACCTTCCATTCTCCTACACCCCCTTTCCCTTACAGGCAAATCAACTATTACAAATGTAAATATAACCCACCCCCCAAACTATTACAAACGTAATTGTGTCCTAAATGAAAACTTTTCGTTTTGTATATGACAAAAATCACATATAAGCGCATACATTCGTTGACACCTTTTTTACCTCGGCGTATAATTCTAACTCAATTACTTTAATTAAAGTAATTAAATCAAAATATAATACATCGAGGTGTGGTCATTGAAAAATATATTAACTTTTCTAAAAAACAAATCAGTCATCGGCGGAATTACGATGGTACTGTTTTATCAGGTGGCATTTATCCTGATCTTCATGTCGGGTTATAGCGCCATTCCGAAAAACATGAACGAAATGACCGTCGCGATTGTCAATGAGGACAAACAGGCGGGCAAAGAAATCGCTGCAGGTCTGGCCAAGCAGCTTCCGTTCAAAATGGTGACGGACCTGCCGCTGGACAAAGCCCAAGAGCAGCTGAACGACCGTGATCTTGCCTTGGTCATTCACATTCCGCAGGACTTTACGAAGCAGCTGTCAACATCCGGAACGAAAGCCAAAATGGATTTCTTCATGAACCAATCCAATCCGGCCATGGTGTCCAGCAGCATGCAGTCGGTCGTAACGCAAATCACAACGAATCTGAACAACCAGCTGGCGACCCAGACCGCGCAGGGCGTCTTCGAGTCCATGAAAATGCCGGCGGAACAGGCGCAGAAGCTCGCGGCCGAGATCCCTACCAAGCTGGATGCCAATATCGTCAACACAAATCCGGTTCCGCCAGGCATGCATAACCAAATGTCTCCATTCTTCCTGACGATGGTCAGCTATGTCGGCGCCATGATTTTTTCCATGATGATGGTCGGTGCTATGAACGCGCTGAAACGTAAAATGGGCTTATGGCAAGCCTTCTGGTCCGCGCAAGCAACCAATGCGATTGTCTCTCTGATTGCACCGCTGATCGGGATTTCGATTTATTTCCTGATTCAGGGCGGCTTTGGAGCGGAAGTTTTCGTGAAGGTATGGCTTGTCCACGCGCTTGAATTGTTCGGAGCCATTGAGTTTATGTCCATCTTCAGTTTATTATTAAAGGACAAGGCCATTTTCGCGAACCTGACGCTCATGCTGATCCAAACTATCAGCAGCGGCGCGACGATGTCCCGAGAAATGATGCCGTGGCTCTTTAAGATCGTGAGCTACATCTCCATCATGTTCTATACCGTTCAAACGGATTTCTCGATCATTTACGGCGGCGGCAAGCTGACCGAGCATCTGCTCGGATTGTGGATCGCAGCCATTGCTTCCATGATCATCTGCATGGTTTCGTTCTATTTCGTTTCTCCTAAAGAAGTAGCCGATGATCAAGAGAAAACCGTTGCTGCTTAATCAGGTAACTCGTTTCGTCTACACGAATTGATGTTTAGCTGTATAGAATGTGCTCCGGATACCCGAGTTCATTCTATATCACATACACGCGAAGCCAGCTCACTCCCACGAGTCAGCCGGCTTTTCGTATGATTTGGATGGGAGTGTTGCATTTATGTCGCTTCAAATTTTTATACTGGGTGTTTTGAGTTCGGGGCATCATCATCCCTATGATATTAAAAAAATGTTCAAGCAAAACGTGCTGGATGAAAACTCCAAGATTAATGACGGAACCTTGTATTACAATTTCGAGGTCATGCTGAAAAAAGGATATATCGAGAAAATTGAGGTGATCCGTGATGACAACCGTCCGGAAAAAACAACCTATGGCATTACGCCGCTCGGCAAAGAGCATCTGCAGCAGGAGATCTATGCGGTTTTCAAAAATTTCACCCGCGTGGACTCCCTGTACTCAGCTGTCCTATTTCTCAAGCATGTTGATTCGAAAAAGCTGGTATTTTTGATTGAGGAGGCCCAGGAAAAGCTTGAAAATAAAATCAGAAACGACCAAGCCTTTTGGGAAACGGTACGTGATGAAACCCCGCCAGCGGTTCACCTGATTCATGATCATGCCAGTAGCCAGATGAAGATCGACCTGCAGTGGCTGGAGAAGCTTAGACAACTCACACTCGAGCAGCAATAGCATGGATTGACTTATATTTCGAACAACTAAAAAACAGCGCGCCGAGAAGTCCATTGGACACCTTAGGCACGCTGTTTTTTTAAGAGAAAAGTATTTAAAGGATAGACGGTTTTCGTACTGCCATATAAATATCTACGCTAACTTCTTCCGGGTTGAAATCACGCAAGTCATACAATTCAAAATCCCCTGTATATGTGCGCTCGTACTCCGAGTTCTGGAAATAACCCCATATTTCCTGCCATAACTGTGGAACAACCTGCCCCATGGGACCCTTCTCTGTCGTAAACTTGATGTAATCAGCCTCCGGAATATATACGGTACCTGCTGTATCTTCAGCAGAAAGGAGATGGTCCTGCTCATGCCCTAGCAAAAGCGTATACTCGCCATTCACGTCACTTTCATAGTCGGTATACAACGCATAGAGCAAATGCGGATGGACCAGGTCCGTCCGGCTCTGCAGCCCGCTCTGAAAATACCGCTCCCATAGCGACGGAATCTCCCCCTCTCCGCTTAATTCCCGCTGGTTGGACGTCCGGGTACTTATGCCTGTCAGTACGGCTGCTGGCCTGTGCGTAATGCTGATGTTCATGCTTATGTCCCCTTTTTGTGTGGATATGATTTCATTGTACAGGGGCTAAGTGGACAGCAGTCTGTCCGGTTTCCTGTACTGTTCTACAATTTTATATGCCCGCCGCATTACTTCATTGGCTGCAAGCTCCGGGGCTTCAATCACAGCCTGGCCACCGTAGCTTAGGACCATACCATAAAACCATTCATCCAGGGCAAGCTCTGCTTGCACGCGCAGGCTCCCATCCTCCAGCAGTGATATTTGCTCCGGGCTGAAGGAATCCCCGACTCTGTGCCTGACCAGGGGGGAGAACCGCAGCGTCACCATGCTGTACGCCTCTTTGTCTGACCATTCCGGATTCCAATCATACGACTCCAGCGGCGGCAGCTCCCGCGGATTAAATAGATCCGGCAGCATGCTCATCTCTTGAATTCGGGATACCCGAAATATCCGAAAATCCTCTCGAAGTGTACAATATGCCTGCAAATACCACACATTCCCTTTTAAAATGAGTCTTCCCGGCTCTACAACCCTCCAGCTGTCCGTTCCGTTCATATTGATGTACTGCAGCTTCACTTTTTGGGTCTCTCCGGCAGCCTGACGCAGCAGCCTCACCTTATCTCTTGCGCTCTTCCCCTGTCCCCATGGATTCAGATCAAACAGGAGATCATCCGGCTGACTGACTCCCGGCTTCGGATCGGAGCGCTGAAGGAGTGACTCCACTTTATCGAGCAAACGGTCCAGCGTCCGGTCATCCAGCGCGGCTCTGACACCTTTGACAGCTGTAAAGATGGAGCCTATTTCGTCCATGGTCAGCAGCTGCCGGGAAATCGTATACTGGCTCATCATCTCGAAACCACCGCTGGTTCCTTGATGCGCAATAATGGGAATTCCCGCCTGGCCCAGCGTATCCATATCCCTGTAAATGGTTTTGGTCGAAACCTCAAATCGCTCTGCCAGTTCTTTGGCACTGATTCTGCCTCTGTTCAGCAGGAGAATAGTCATCGCAAGCAATCGGTCTATTTTCATCGGAATATAGGCTCCTTTCCGTTATTGTTTTTCTATTTAAGGAAATGTTTAGGTAATCCGTTGGAAGTTTAATACATAATGGGAGTTTGCACTCCCGGCCAATTAAGGCTCTAATACTATCATAATTCGGAGGTCAAGCAATGAACAGAAGGTTTACCGCAACATCACTTATTCTCGTACTGCTGGTATTACTCATCAGCTCCTGCGGCGGAAAAAAAGCAGCAGAGGAATCAGAGGTAAAGCCGACAGAAACCGTGAAGGCTGCTGAAAGTGAAACTAACACGAATGAGGATGCTGACGTTAAGGAAACATCGGAAAACGTATCAGACAATAAAGATGCAGCTGATAAAAAAACGAAAAAAACAGCAGATGAGGGCTATGTAAAAGACGGCATCTACACCAATGATTACTTTGGCTTAACTGTACAAATGCCCAAGGAATGGGAGGTCCAGGGCCAGGATGCCATGCAGGACGTCATGCAGACCGGCAAGGACATCATTGCCAATGGGGATGATGACAAGCAGGCAGCGTTAGACGAAGCTGAGCAAAAAATTCTCAACTTCTTCCTTACTTCCAAATACCCGATGAATGAGCAGGATATCAATCCGAGCGTAATTTCCAATGCCGAGAAGGTCAGCCCGCTCCAAGTGAGAAACGGCAAACAGTATCTGGAAGCCTCACAGGCCATGCTGAAAACAACGGAGCTTCCCTACGAATTTGATGAGATCAAAACCGTCAATCTTGGAGGCAAGGACTTCCACATGATGACTGCTACCCTCAAGGGAAACGGCATAACTCTGAATCAGCGTTACTACAGCACACTTACCGACGGATATGCGGTCAACTTCATCAGTACATACTTCGATGACGCATCCAAAGCCGAGACGGATAAAGTCATTCAGTCCGTCAAGTTTGAGTAATAAGATAACGATTCACCATCAAAAAAGAGCAGATGCATCCGCATCTGCTCTTTTTTAAAAAAACTCTTCCATTCTGTTATTCAGTCAGAAGTATTTTGTGAGCATCGCCCTCATACTCTCTTCGTTCTCCGCGAACTGCCGCTGCCTGTGTCCATTGGCGCCGGAAGGATGCGGAAACCCCTTTAGAATCCGTTCTTCTTGGATTTGCCCTTGGTCAACCATCCATAAGAGACTACGTTCCACTGCCCTTCCCAGCGGGATCAGCATGCTGCCGGGAATCTCCTGCAGCTCTTCCAGAGCGGATAACGCTTGCCGGCAAAGGAGCGGCGAAGCCTGTATATCCGGACTGGAGCCTGTGTAATTGCGATCGCCATCTACAAATACGGGATATCTCAGCAGCGATGTCGTATGCAGAAGCTGCGCTTGCTCCCTGAAGAGTGCTGCACTTGATCCGACGTTCAAATACCCCGGAAGACCAAGACGATCGAGCATCAGGATTAAATGATGGCGCATGGAGCCGGCAAATCCCGCTTCCCGCTTCGCCCGGCGACAAATCTCCTCGTTCGGGAGTCCTTCGGCCAGGCCAGCCCTTGCGGTCTGAAAGGCTGTTTTCATCTGC is a window from the Paenibacillus sp. J23TS9 genome containing:
- a CDS encoding glycoside hydrolase family 52 protein, with the translated sequence MDKKMLFNAHHSPVGAFASFTLGFPGRSGGFDLEYGRPPEQNVYIGLQEPSGDSYQALPFYDLAGDDSFRYTGGGDEAAANTSRLVKPFTVESVSRMFAAATDTWQAGDLTFRLSSPFDSVPDPDTADEEQLRFALLPAVLAEITVDNTKGSVPRRAFFGFQGTDPYTAIRRLEDTTDGQVTGVGQGRHIAIAASDPRVRSASHFTIENILQPGVEENLQFGLGNVGAMLMDTPAGEQATYRFALCFYRGGYITTGMDTSYLYTRYFADIEEVALYALEHFEQKLEICRQNDQLVADSALSEDQRFMLSHAIRSYYGSTELLEAEGKPLWIVNEGEYRMMNTFDLTVDQLFFEMKMNPWTVRNELDLFVSRYQYEDTVRFPGETKAYPGGISFTHDMGVANAFSRPGYSSYEQHALDGCFSHMTQEQLVNWVLTASVYVRQSGDAQWLQDHLELFGQCLQSMVNRDHPDSAQRSGLMGLDSSRTMGGAEITTYDSLDVSLGQARNNIYLGGKCWAAYVALESIFKEHGHEELAALAGDQADRCARTITDHATPEGYIPAVIQEGNDSRIIPAIEGLIFPLFTGNEDALNPDGRFGHYIQALKKHFYAVLEPGVCLFPDGGWKLSSTSDNSWLSKIYLCQYIARQVLGLGQGEQEAAADAAHVGWLTSPENAFWSWSDQMNAGVIVGSRYYPRGVTAILWLDEVKTK
- a CDS encoding M56 family metallopeptidase, with the translated sequence MHIAESLFRWFVASTLTASLAAIVVIVVQHLLRRRISARLRYTLWLIVMVRLVLPVFPHSPVSLFNALPNIIDIKKAVSELPFQQDKPAAESENSAKEISLQPYYTSNEAGRNNPKQVNMTQDPHERAVSMEAGTHPAIRILSIVWLAGTVAFLTYHLNYWLRIKRKQRSFSRVSDPTMMKVAEECRSLFSVKRPVSMYTHASVQSPYMTGILRPAVYLPDTFSRETGDTVPLKHVIAHELAHYKRKDTAWNMLGSVVLAFHWMNPLVWLMMRRMKADRELACDACVLAVLGEEEAVPYGMTIIGFLKRYSSGRNQPHLLYFKGMNGEKDIMRRIRMIQSFKKGSYQFSLLAVLLVLLISAATLTNATVSSAGTSAWIHAEDGGNELLFSDMTFREYDNLDKASRVAPFRFKVPAVLPEEYAMDNISFHLQPLTSSASSEISVWYTKAKAKQFYGSMELKIVRGAGLQEWYEQTVKEEEQLGDAQAGGKVIQKSPISIAGLDGLKMTIRMTAWKEHPERYTYLWKDQGVTYRLQANAADISSSDFEHMIASMRYPDEALNKLYENNEYTSKMISYVYDTEDIRRAQKLIGYNAAFPRKLPGGFTASVANVSRKENFNYSENDTDSMRKLLSVAYSPLTDVKSVDNHQAGIKSVQFMQMLNGDMYEGMKKSGTVSFSRIDGKRFIVKLQQFVIHGHEVLRTEKFKIDGELSNPSQTNRVSYFWLDENVCFQARFTGQGPEEQAIVQYLMEQDK
- a CDS encoding BlaI/MecI/CopY family transcriptional regulator: MEGMPKISESEWEIMKTVWKENPLTAEQIVQQLPKDTEWSDQTVRTFINRLMKKKALGYHKSGRSYQYYPLISEKECVRAESKSFLNRVFNGAAGLMMTNFLEETQLSDKEIERLQQILTEKQGRDPQDPSRP
- a CDS encoding YhgE/Pip domain-containing protein codes for the protein MKNILTFLKNKSVIGGITMVLFYQVAFILIFMSGYSAIPKNMNEMTVAIVNEDKQAGKEIAAGLAKQLPFKMVTDLPLDKAQEQLNDRDLALVIHIPQDFTKQLSTSGTKAKMDFFMNQSNPAMVSSSMQSVVTQITTNLNNQLATQTAQGVFESMKMPAEQAQKLAAEIPTKLDANIVNTNPVPPGMHNQMSPFFLTMVSYVGAMIFSMMMVGAMNALKRKMGLWQAFWSAQATNAIVSLIAPLIGISIYFLIQGGFGAEVFVKVWLVHALELFGAIEFMSIFSLLLKDKAIFANLTLMLIQTISSGATMSREMMPWLFKIVSYISIMFYTVQTDFSIIYGGGKLTEHLLGLWIAAIASMIICMVSFYFVSPKEVADDQEKTVAA
- a CDS encoding PadR family transcriptional regulator; its protein translation is MSLQIFILGVLSSGHHHPYDIKKMFKQNVLDENSKINDGTLYYNFEVMLKKGYIEKIEVIRDDNRPEKTTYGITPLGKEHLQQEIYAVFKNFTRVDSLYSAVLFLKHVDSKKLVFLIEEAQEKLENKIRNDQAFWETVRDETPPAVHLIHDHASSQMKIDLQWLEKLRQLTLEQQ
- a CDS encoding GyrI-like domain-containing protein, whose amino-acid sequence is MNISITHRPAAVLTGISTRTSNQRELSGEGEIPSLWERYFQSGLQSRTDLVHPHLLYALYTDYESDVNGEYTLLLGHEQDHLLSAEDTAGTVYIPEADYIKFTTEKGPMGQVVPQLWQEIWGYFQNSEYERTYTGDFELYDLRDFNPEEVSVDIYMAVRKPSIL
- a CDS encoding YafY family protein produces the protein MKIDRLLAMTILLLNRGRISAKELAERFEVSTKTIYRDMDTLGQAGIPIIAHQGTSGGFEMMSQYTISRQLLTMDEIGSIFTAVKGVRAALDDRTLDRLLDKVESLLQRSDPKPGVSQPDDLLFDLNPWGQGKSARDKVRLLRQAAGETQKVKLQYINMNGTDSWRVVEPGRLILKGNVWYLQAYCTLREDFRIFRVSRIQEMSMLPDLFNPRELPPLESYDWNPEWSDKEAYSMVTLRFSPLVRHRVGDSFSPEQISLLEDGSLRVQAELALDEWFYGMVLSYGGQAVIEAPELAANEVMRRAYKIVEQYRKPDRLLST